The Zingiber officinale cultivar Zhangliang chromosome 10A, Zo_v1.1, whole genome shotgun sequence genome contains a region encoding:
- the LOC122026326 gene encoding polyadenylation and cleavage factor homolog 4-like isoform X1, translating to MEDYARDLRAAGDRPPRPAASAPLIMERFHALLRERQEELMEATGEDPPPPPSADDVVRCYEDVLSELTFNSKPIITELTMIAGQKIHFAKEIAEAICTRVLVVPTEQKLPSLYLIDSIVKNIGRDYVKIFATQLPKVYCVAYKRVDSSQHLSMRHLFGTWSQVFPSSVLQKIEDELQFSPSDNQRPMISNKPMKSPSPRPSHGIHVNPKYLEARQQQSAIHAVDTSNRTQVSDLQVEHLEGRVSENSDGWSGVTHKFHDIPQTRLPTGIQVYGQKPIARHSEYDFDQPELPLQHLDTEGESIAHLKNKIAFPGSPPRIGLKRPISPPILRSHVDASKVIGGRASSSRSGGYASGRVSDASGWMDRKRLSSEDPRLYNLSNGYVKQNPRDLIDAYGNPRGRVSALEKYSKVWHLDMNDIASEAATRKWKNTDEEEYVWEDMSPTLSDRSRRNSLTAFEPNAGNFSIRKGFSKPNPALLESDFSRRSWPGHAQLSHADDPSYNDDRIASIGSQPGLVKSRDATINQMDMLPHYQESNHIRDGGKLNYMLPPPSQQNLSPRSRSKVAEMLPVAARGLTPMSGQRLLIPNDTLPDIEFPMLRSSNDHADSFKIDNSIIDRHSVQRPYSPAPTVLTSGHISQSLPLLPISQNQSPNRSSLDVPEPNRPSLIQGSHSSVPQQQYDLADSKDSDPFRVLTLRYQPPGVPHLSQQGKEKGFPIPLQSQGTYLNVLPPRQANASSYSVGQPLKLLPTLGHGVAKASAFPFSKTYSASDASLHARGGLLPPLPRGPPPASSQAGPISQSISSSMSSSPASAFSGLINSLMAQGLISLNSNSQPQDSLGVEFNLDLLKVRHESAINSLYGELPRQCTTCGLRFKCQEDHSSHMDWHVTKNRISRNRKQKPSRKWFVSAKEWLSGAEILGNDVIPGFLPVESVAEKKEEKEMAVPADENQNVCALCGEPFEDFYSDETEEWMYKGAVYLNAPDGYIEGLDRSQLGPIVHAKCRSESNESGQS from the exons ATGGAGGACTACGCACGCGATCTTAGAGCCGCGGGGGACCGCCCTCCTCGGCCTGCTGCGTCGGCGCCCCTGATCATGGAGCGGTTCCATGCCTTGCTCCGGGAGAGGCAGGAAGAGCTGATGGAAGCTACTGGAGAGGACCCGCCCCCGCCTCCTTCAGCAGATGACGTGGTGCGATGCTACGAGGACGTTCTCTCGGAGCTTACCTTCAACTCGAAGCCCATCATCACGGAACTGACAATGATTGCGGGGCAGAAAATTCATTTTGCCAAGGAGATAGCGGAAGCTATATGCACTCGTGTTCTTGTG GTCCCAACGGAGCAAAAATTACCTTCCTTATACCTTATTGATAGCATTGTGAAGAACATAGGACGTGATTATGTGAAAATTTTTGCTACACAGCTTCCTAAG GTGTATTGTGTTGCATACAAGCGAGTTGATTCTTCGCAGCATCTGTCTATGCGCCACCTTTTTGGGACCTGGTCACAAGTCTTCCCATCTTCTGTACTTCAGAAAATAGAGGACGAGCTCCAGTTTTCTCCATCTGACAATCAAAGACCAATGATAAGCAACAAGCCAATGAAATCCCCATCACCTCGCCCTTCTCATGGCATTCATGTAAATCCAAAGTACTTGGAAGCGCGACAACAACAATCTGCT ATACATGCAGTGGACACAAGTAACCGTACACAGGTTTCTGATCTTCAAGTTGAACACTTGGAAGGACGTGTTTCAGAAAATTCTGATGGATGGTCTGGGGTAACTCATAAATTTCAT GATATACCACAAACAAGACTTCCTACTGGTATACAAGTTTATGGACAGAAACCTATTGCACGCCACAGTGAATATGATTTTGATCAACCTGAATTGCCACTTCAGCACCTTGATACAGAAGGGGAATCAATTGCCCATTTGAAGAATAAAATAGCATTTCCTGGATCTCCTCCAAGAATTGGTCTGAAAAGACCCATATCACCACCTATTCTGAGATCCCATGTTGATGCTTCAAAGGTGATTGGTGGAAGGGCTTCTTCATCTCGTTCTGGTGGATATGCTTCAGGAAGAGTCAGTGACGCGAGTGGTTGGATGGATAGGAAAAGACTATCGAGTGAAGATCCCCGGCTTTACAACTTAAGTAATGGCTACGTTAAACAGAATCCTAGAGACTTGATTGATGCATATGGAAATCCTAGAGGAAGAGTATCTGCTCTTGAGAAGTATTCAAAGGTTTGGCACCTTGATATGAATGACATAGCAAGTGAAGCAGCCACGAGAAAATGGAAAAACACTGATGAAGAGGAGTATGTTTGGGAGGATATGAGTCCAACTCTATCTGATCGAAGCAGGAGAAATAGCTTAACAGCATTTGAGCCGAATGCTGGAAACTTTAGCATCAGAAAGGGCTTTTCAAAACCTAATCCTGCACTGTTAGAATCAGATTTTTCAAGGCGTAGTTGGCCTGGCCATGCCCAGCTGTCTCATGCTGATGATCCCTCTTATAATGACGATAGGATTGCTTCCATTGGA TCCCAACCTGGATTAGTGAAATCTCGGGATGCTACGATAAATCAGATGGACATGTTGCCTCATTATCAGGAGTCCAACCATATTCGAGATGGTGGGAAATTGAATTACATGTTACCACCACCTTCACAGCAGAACCTGAGCCCTAGGTCACGAAGCAAGGTTGCTGAAATGCTTCCTGTTGCTGCAAGAGGGCTGACACCGATGAGTGGTCAGAGACTTCTTATTCCAAATGACACCTTGCCTGATATTGAATTTCCAATGCTTAGATCATCAAATGATCATGCTGATTCCTTTAAAATAGATAATTCTATCATAGATAGGCATTCAGTCCAACGACCATATTCACCTGCTCCAACAGTCTTGACTTCTGGTCATATATCACAGTCCCTGCCTTTGCTTCCTATATCGCAAAATCAAAGTCCAAACAGAAGTTCACTTGATGTTCCAGAACCTAATAGGCCATCACTGATTCAAGGATCCCACTCATCTGTGCCCCAGCAGCAATATGACCTAGCTGACAGTAAGGACTCAGATCCATTTAGGGTGCTTACTTTGCGTTACCAACCTCCTGGTGTACCCCATCTGAGTCAGCAAGGTAAGGAAAAGGGTTTCCCTATACCTCTACAGTCTCAGGGTACATACCTAAACGTTCTTCCACCTCGGCAAGCTAATGCTTCTTCTTACTCAGTTGGCCAGCCCTTGAAGTTGTTACCAACACTAGGTCATGGGGTTGCTAAGGCTTCTGCTTTTCCATTTTCTAAAACATATAGTGCATCTGATGCATCTTTACATGCTAGGGGTGGCCTTCTACCTCCTTTGCCTCGTGGACCACCTCCTGCCTCGTCTCAAGCCGGACCTATATCTCAAAGTATAAGTTCCTCAATGTCAAGTTCTCCTGCTAGTGCATTTTCAGGCCTTATCAACAGTCTCATGGCACAGGGGTTaatatcattgaattcaaattcTCAACCTCAG GATTCTTTGGGTGTTGAGTTTAATCTGGACCTTCTGAAGGTGAGACATGAGTCTGCAATCAATTCCTTGTATGGTGAACTTCCAAGACAATGCACAACATGTGGTTTGCGTTTCAAGTGCCAAGAAGACCATAGTAGCCACATGGATTGGCATGTAACTAAGAATCGAATATCAAGGAATCGTAAACAAAAACCCTCTCGGAAGTGGTTTGTGAGTGCAAAAGAATGGCTTAGTGGTGCAGAAATACTGGGAAATGATGTCATTCCTGGGTTTCTTCCAGTTGAGTCGGTTgcagagaagaaggaagaaaaagagatggCAGTTCCTGCAGACGAAAATCAGAATGTTTGTGCGTTATGTGGGGAGCCCTTTGAGGATTTCTACAGTGATGAGACAGAGGAATGGATGTATAAAGGGGCTGTGTATTTGAATGCCCCAGATGGATATATTGAAGGATTAGATAGGTCTCAACTGGGTCCTATTGTCCATGCTAAGTGCAGATCTGAGTCTAATGAATCTGGACAATCATAG
- the LOC122026326 gene encoding polyadenylation and cleavage factor homolog 4-like isoform X3, whose product MEDYARDLRAAGDRPPRPAASAPLIMERFHALLRERQEELMEATGEDPPPPPSADDVVRCYEDVLSELTFNSKPIITELTMIAGQKIHFAKEIAEAICTRVLVVPTEQKLPSLYLIDSIVKNIGRDYVKIFATQLPKVYCVAYKRVDSSQHLSMRHLFGTWSQVFPSSVLQKIEDELQFSPSDNQRPMISNKPMKSPSPRPSHGIHVNPKYLEARQQQSAIHAVDTSNRTQVSDLQVEHLEGRVSENSDGWSGVTHKFHDIPQTRLPTGIQVYGQKPIARHSEYDFDQPELPLQHLDTEGESIAHLKNKIAFPGSPPRIGLKRPISPPILRSHVDASKVIGGRASSSRSGGYASGRVSDASGWMDRKRLSSEDPRLYNLSNGYVKQNPRDLIDAYGNPRGRVSALEKYSKVWHLDMNDIASEAATRKWKNTDEEEYVWEDMSPTLSDRSRRNSLTAFEPNAGNFSIRKGFSKPNPALLESDFSRRSWPGHAQLSHADDPSYNDDRIASIGSQPGLVKSRDATINQMDMLPHYQESNHIRDGGKLNYMLPPPSQQNLSPRSRSKVAEMLPVAARGLTPMSGQRLLIPNDTLPDIEFPMLRSSNDHADSFKIDNSIIDRHSVQRPYSPAPTVLTSGHISQSLPLLPISQNQSPNRSSLDVPEPNRPSLIQGSHSSVPQQQYDLADSKDSDPFRVLTLRYQPPGVPHLSQQGKEKGFPIPLQSQGTYLNVLPPRQANASSYSVGQPLKLLPTLGHGVAKASAFPFSKTYSASDASLHARGGLLPPLPRGPPPASSQAGPISQSISSSMSSSPASAFSGLINSLMAQGLISLNSNSQPQCNFVGFFGC is encoded by the exons ATGGAGGACTACGCACGCGATCTTAGAGCCGCGGGGGACCGCCCTCCTCGGCCTGCTGCGTCGGCGCCCCTGATCATGGAGCGGTTCCATGCCTTGCTCCGGGAGAGGCAGGAAGAGCTGATGGAAGCTACTGGAGAGGACCCGCCCCCGCCTCCTTCAGCAGATGACGTGGTGCGATGCTACGAGGACGTTCTCTCGGAGCTTACCTTCAACTCGAAGCCCATCATCACGGAACTGACAATGATTGCGGGGCAGAAAATTCATTTTGCCAAGGAGATAGCGGAAGCTATATGCACTCGTGTTCTTGTG GTCCCAACGGAGCAAAAATTACCTTCCTTATACCTTATTGATAGCATTGTGAAGAACATAGGACGTGATTATGTGAAAATTTTTGCTACACAGCTTCCTAAG GTGTATTGTGTTGCATACAAGCGAGTTGATTCTTCGCAGCATCTGTCTATGCGCCACCTTTTTGGGACCTGGTCACAAGTCTTCCCATCTTCTGTACTTCAGAAAATAGAGGACGAGCTCCAGTTTTCTCCATCTGACAATCAAAGACCAATGATAAGCAACAAGCCAATGAAATCCCCATCACCTCGCCCTTCTCATGGCATTCATGTAAATCCAAAGTACTTGGAAGCGCGACAACAACAATCTGCT ATACATGCAGTGGACACAAGTAACCGTACACAGGTTTCTGATCTTCAAGTTGAACACTTGGAAGGACGTGTTTCAGAAAATTCTGATGGATGGTCTGGGGTAACTCATAAATTTCAT GATATACCACAAACAAGACTTCCTACTGGTATACAAGTTTATGGACAGAAACCTATTGCACGCCACAGTGAATATGATTTTGATCAACCTGAATTGCCACTTCAGCACCTTGATACAGAAGGGGAATCAATTGCCCATTTGAAGAATAAAATAGCATTTCCTGGATCTCCTCCAAGAATTGGTCTGAAAAGACCCATATCACCACCTATTCTGAGATCCCATGTTGATGCTTCAAAGGTGATTGGTGGAAGGGCTTCTTCATCTCGTTCTGGTGGATATGCTTCAGGAAGAGTCAGTGACGCGAGTGGTTGGATGGATAGGAAAAGACTATCGAGTGAAGATCCCCGGCTTTACAACTTAAGTAATGGCTACGTTAAACAGAATCCTAGAGACTTGATTGATGCATATGGAAATCCTAGAGGAAGAGTATCTGCTCTTGAGAAGTATTCAAAGGTTTGGCACCTTGATATGAATGACATAGCAAGTGAAGCAGCCACGAGAAAATGGAAAAACACTGATGAAGAGGAGTATGTTTGGGAGGATATGAGTCCAACTCTATCTGATCGAAGCAGGAGAAATAGCTTAACAGCATTTGAGCCGAATGCTGGAAACTTTAGCATCAGAAAGGGCTTTTCAAAACCTAATCCTGCACTGTTAGAATCAGATTTTTCAAGGCGTAGTTGGCCTGGCCATGCCCAGCTGTCTCATGCTGATGATCCCTCTTATAATGACGATAGGATTGCTTCCATTGGA TCCCAACCTGGATTAGTGAAATCTCGGGATGCTACGATAAATCAGATGGACATGTTGCCTCATTATCAGGAGTCCAACCATATTCGAGATGGTGGGAAATTGAATTACATGTTACCACCACCTTCACAGCAGAACCTGAGCCCTAGGTCACGAAGCAAGGTTGCTGAAATGCTTCCTGTTGCTGCAAGAGGGCTGACACCGATGAGTGGTCAGAGACTTCTTATTCCAAATGACACCTTGCCTGATATTGAATTTCCAATGCTTAGATCATCAAATGATCATGCTGATTCCTTTAAAATAGATAATTCTATCATAGATAGGCATTCAGTCCAACGACCATATTCACCTGCTCCAACAGTCTTGACTTCTGGTCATATATCACAGTCCCTGCCTTTGCTTCCTATATCGCAAAATCAAAGTCCAAACAGAAGTTCACTTGATGTTCCAGAACCTAATAGGCCATCACTGATTCAAGGATCCCACTCATCTGTGCCCCAGCAGCAATATGACCTAGCTGACAGTAAGGACTCAGATCCATTTAGGGTGCTTACTTTGCGTTACCAACCTCCTGGTGTACCCCATCTGAGTCAGCAAGGTAAGGAAAAGGGTTTCCCTATACCTCTACAGTCTCAGGGTACATACCTAAACGTTCTTCCACCTCGGCAAGCTAATGCTTCTTCTTACTCAGTTGGCCAGCCCTTGAAGTTGTTACCAACACTAGGTCATGGGGTTGCTAAGGCTTCTGCTTTTCCATTTTCTAAAACATATAGTGCATCTGATGCATCTTTACATGCTAGGGGTGGCCTTCTACCTCCTTTGCCTCGTGGACCACCTCCTGCCTCGTCTCAAGCCGGACCTATATCTCAAAGTATAAGTTCCTCAATGTCAAGTTCTCCTGCTAGTGCATTTTCAGGCCTTATCAACAGTCTCATGGCACAGGGGTTaatatcattgaattcaaattcTCAACCTCAG TGTAACTTTGTAGGATTCTTTGGGTGTTGA
- the LOC122027489 gene encoding uncharacterized protein LOC122027489, with protein MAWWARMVSPARRVCDGVAFRFGLRKSGLMRLRREVRTCEYEDVRVMWELLTESARAGSFRPATTAAEEPTRRKSRRSNGRQGWALLFCFCRRF; from the exons ATGGCGTGGTGGGCTCGAATGGTCTCTCCGGCGAGGCGAGTATGTGACGGCGTCGCCTTCCGCTTCGGGCTTCGCAAATCCG GGTTGATGAGGCTGAGGCGGGAGGTGCGCACGTGCGAGTACGAGGACGTGCGCGTGATGTGGGAGCTGCTGACGGAATCCGCACGGGCTGGGTCGTTCCGCCCGGCGACGACGGCGGCGGAGGAGCCGACGAGGAGGAAGAGTCGACGGAGCAACGGGAGGCAAGGTTGGGCCCTACTTTTTTGCTTCTGCCGAAGGTTCTAG
- the LOC122026326 gene encoding polyadenylation and cleavage factor homolog 4-like isoform X2, with product MEDYARDLRAAGDRPPRPAASAPLIMERFHALLRERQEELMEATGEDPPPPPSADDVVRCYEDVLSELTFNSKPIITELTMIAGQKIHFAKEIAEAICTRVLVVPTEQKLPSLYLIDSIVKNIGRDYVKIFATQLPKVYCVAYKRVDSSQHLSMRHLFGTWSQVFPSSVLQKIEDELQFSPSDNQRPMISNKPMKSPSPRPSHGIHVNPKYLEARQQQSAIHAVDTSNRTQVSDLQVEHLEGRVSENSDGWSGDIPQTRLPTGIQVYGQKPIARHSEYDFDQPELPLQHLDTEGESIAHLKNKIAFPGSPPRIGLKRPISPPILRSHVDASKVIGGRASSSRSGGYASGRVSDASGWMDRKRLSSEDPRLYNLSNGYVKQNPRDLIDAYGNPRGRVSALEKYSKVWHLDMNDIASEAATRKWKNTDEEEYVWEDMSPTLSDRSRRNSLTAFEPNAGNFSIRKGFSKPNPALLESDFSRRSWPGHAQLSHADDPSYNDDRIASIGSQPGLVKSRDATINQMDMLPHYQESNHIRDGGKLNYMLPPPSQQNLSPRSRSKVAEMLPVAARGLTPMSGQRLLIPNDTLPDIEFPMLRSSNDHADSFKIDNSIIDRHSVQRPYSPAPTVLTSGHISQSLPLLPISQNQSPNRSSLDVPEPNRPSLIQGSHSSVPQQQYDLADSKDSDPFRVLTLRYQPPGVPHLSQQGKEKGFPIPLQSQGTYLNVLPPRQANASSYSVGQPLKLLPTLGHGVAKASAFPFSKTYSASDASLHARGGLLPPLPRGPPPASSQAGPISQSISSSMSSSPASAFSGLINSLMAQGLISLNSNSQPQDSLGVEFNLDLLKVRHESAINSLYGELPRQCTTCGLRFKCQEDHSSHMDWHVTKNRISRNRKQKPSRKWFVSAKEWLSGAEILGNDVIPGFLPVESVAEKKEEKEMAVPADENQNVCALCGEPFEDFYSDETEEWMYKGAVYLNAPDGYIEGLDRSQLGPIVHAKCRSESNESGQS from the exons ATGGAGGACTACGCACGCGATCTTAGAGCCGCGGGGGACCGCCCTCCTCGGCCTGCTGCGTCGGCGCCCCTGATCATGGAGCGGTTCCATGCCTTGCTCCGGGAGAGGCAGGAAGAGCTGATGGAAGCTACTGGAGAGGACCCGCCCCCGCCTCCTTCAGCAGATGACGTGGTGCGATGCTACGAGGACGTTCTCTCGGAGCTTACCTTCAACTCGAAGCCCATCATCACGGAACTGACAATGATTGCGGGGCAGAAAATTCATTTTGCCAAGGAGATAGCGGAAGCTATATGCACTCGTGTTCTTGTG GTCCCAACGGAGCAAAAATTACCTTCCTTATACCTTATTGATAGCATTGTGAAGAACATAGGACGTGATTATGTGAAAATTTTTGCTACACAGCTTCCTAAG GTGTATTGTGTTGCATACAAGCGAGTTGATTCTTCGCAGCATCTGTCTATGCGCCACCTTTTTGGGACCTGGTCACAAGTCTTCCCATCTTCTGTACTTCAGAAAATAGAGGACGAGCTCCAGTTTTCTCCATCTGACAATCAAAGACCAATGATAAGCAACAAGCCAATGAAATCCCCATCACCTCGCCCTTCTCATGGCATTCATGTAAATCCAAAGTACTTGGAAGCGCGACAACAACAATCTGCT ATACATGCAGTGGACACAAGTAACCGTACACAGGTTTCTGATCTTCAAGTTGAACACTTGGAAGGACGTGTTTCAGAAAATTCTGATGGATGGTCTGGG GATATACCACAAACAAGACTTCCTACTGGTATACAAGTTTATGGACAGAAACCTATTGCACGCCACAGTGAATATGATTTTGATCAACCTGAATTGCCACTTCAGCACCTTGATACAGAAGGGGAATCAATTGCCCATTTGAAGAATAAAATAGCATTTCCTGGATCTCCTCCAAGAATTGGTCTGAAAAGACCCATATCACCACCTATTCTGAGATCCCATGTTGATGCTTCAAAGGTGATTGGTGGAAGGGCTTCTTCATCTCGTTCTGGTGGATATGCTTCAGGAAGAGTCAGTGACGCGAGTGGTTGGATGGATAGGAAAAGACTATCGAGTGAAGATCCCCGGCTTTACAACTTAAGTAATGGCTACGTTAAACAGAATCCTAGAGACTTGATTGATGCATATGGAAATCCTAGAGGAAGAGTATCTGCTCTTGAGAAGTATTCAAAGGTTTGGCACCTTGATATGAATGACATAGCAAGTGAAGCAGCCACGAGAAAATGGAAAAACACTGATGAAGAGGAGTATGTTTGGGAGGATATGAGTCCAACTCTATCTGATCGAAGCAGGAGAAATAGCTTAACAGCATTTGAGCCGAATGCTGGAAACTTTAGCATCAGAAAGGGCTTTTCAAAACCTAATCCTGCACTGTTAGAATCAGATTTTTCAAGGCGTAGTTGGCCTGGCCATGCCCAGCTGTCTCATGCTGATGATCCCTCTTATAATGACGATAGGATTGCTTCCATTGGA TCCCAACCTGGATTAGTGAAATCTCGGGATGCTACGATAAATCAGATGGACATGTTGCCTCATTATCAGGAGTCCAACCATATTCGAGATGGTGGGAAATTGAATTACATGTTACCACCACCTTCACAGCAGAACCTGAGCCCTAGGTCACGAAGCAAGGTTGCTGAAATGCTTCCTGTTGCTGCAAGAGGGCTGACACCGATGAGTGGTCAGAGACTTCTTATTCCAAATGACACCTTGCCTGATATTGAATTTCCAATGCTTAGATCATCAAATGATCATGCTGATTCCTTTAAAATAGATAATTCTATCATAGATAGGCATTCAGTCCAACGACCATATTCACCTGCTCCAACAGTCTTGACTTCTGGTCATATATCACAGTCCCTGCCTTTGCTTCCTATATCGCAAAATCAAAGTCCAAACAGAAGTTCACTTGATGTTCCAGAACCTAATAGGCCATCACTGATTCAAGGATCCCACTCATCTGTGCCCCAGCAGCAATATGACCTAGCTGACAGTAAGGACTCAGATCCATTTAGGGTGCTTACTTTGCGTTACCAACCTCCTGGTGTACCCCATCTGAGTCAGCAAGGTAAGGAAAAGGGTTTCCCTATACCTCTACAGTCTCAGGGTACATACCTAAACGTTCTTCCACCTCGGCAAGCTAATGCTTCTTCTTACTCAGTTGGCCAGCCCTTGAAGTTGTTACCAACACTAGGTCATGGGGTTGCTAAGGCTTCTGCTTTTCCATTTTCTAAAACATATAGTGCATCTGATGCATCTTTACATGCTAGGGGTGGCCTTCTACCTCCTTTGCCTCGTGGACCACCTCCTGCCTCGTCTCAAGCCGGACCTATATCTCAAAGTATAAGTTCCTCAATGTCAAGTTCTCCTGCTAGTGCATTTTCAGGCCTTATCAACAGTCTCATGGCACAGGGGTTaatatcattgaattcaaattcTCAACCTCAG GATTCTTTGGGTGTTGAGTTTAATCTGGACCTTCTGAAGGTGAGACATGAGTCTGCAATCAATTCCTTGTATGGTGAACTTCCAAGACAATGCACAACATGTGGTTTGCGTTTCAAGTGCCAAGAAGACCATAGTAGCCACATGGATTGGCATGTAACTAAGAATCGAATATCAAGGAATCGTAAACAAAAACCCTCTCGGAAGTGGTTTGTGAGTGCAAAAGAATGGCTTAGTGGTGCAGAAATACTGGGAAATGATGTCATTCCTGGGTTTCTTCCAGTTGAGTCGGTTgcagagaagaaggaagaaaaagagatggCAGTTCCTGCAGACGAAAATCAGAATGTTTGTGCGTTATGTGGGGAGCCCTTTGAGGATTTCTACAGTGATGAGACAGAGGAATGGATGTATAAAGGGGCTGTGTATTTGAATGCCCCAGATGGATATATTGAAGGATTAGATAGGTCTCAACTGGGTCCTATTGTCCATGCTAAGTGCAGATCTGAGTCTAATGAATCTGGACAATCATAG